The Yersinia entomophaga nucleotide sequence CGCGACTTCCCGCCGGGTTCTTTCTTCGGCAATCACTAAGTCTCTGGCTAATCGGCGATTTTCACTCAGACGCGCAGAAAGTTGCTGATTCAGTTCCCGCTGACGTTGAATGCCCGCCCCCAACAATAAGCCAGTCAGACTTTGTGCCAACAGAGAAAGCAATAAATCCCGATGAGAATCAAGCTGGGCGGGTTCATTAACCATCAGCGCGACACCGTTTAGCAAGGTCGCCACTAATGCCCCCTGCCAGCCATAGCGATAGGACATAAACACAATGGGGATAGCCAGACAAAATGGTGCAAAACGCCTTAATTCCGCTTCGCTAACCTGATGTTGCAGCCAGATACTCAGAGCAAACAGCAGCAAATACCACACCAGATGGCGCAAACGCAGGTTAATAGGCTTGTGAATCAGCCCCGGCTCCAGCGGCAGCCAGATTTGTCGCGCCAGATAGTGCCACAGCAACAGGCAGGTGGGCGCTATGGTAAATCCTCCCGCCAGCCCCAAAAGTAGCGCCATCGCGCCCTGCGCGGTGGAAAGCTGCCATATCAATGCCTGAATCAATGCGGCGATAGCAACCACCGAACCTTGCATCAACGGCCACTGCCACTCGCTATCGCTCTGCTGGTGCCGCAATAGCCAAGGGGAGGCAAACACTGCCAGCAACGTGGTAAACAGCAATACGGGTAAGGCAGTCCACAGTAATATCAGGCTATCGAATTGATCTGCCAGCAACCATAACAGCAAAGTGTCGGCCAATAAGATTCCCGGCCAGTAACCGCGCGGGCTTTGCAGTAAAATGCCTAAACGCAGCCCGAAGGGGAAGAGCAATAATGCCTGTAATGGCTGTTCGACCAGCAGCGTCCCAATGCTCCACAGACAAAATGCAGCGGTGAAATAGATAAAAAACAACGCTAACAGCGTAATCAGGCGCTGCATCATAAATTCAAAACTCGCTTCGCTAATTCAACGTTATTACTGACACCTAATTTGGCGAACAGATTAGCCCGATGCACATGTACGGTTTTAGGGGATAAACCCAAAGATTCGGCAATTTCCCTCACTTCCATCCCCTGAGCCAGTAAAATAGCCACTTCTCGTTCACGGCGTGTCAGCGGATCGACCGCGACTTGCACCAGCCGCTGGGCAATTTCCGGCATCAGATAAACGCCACCGCCGCCCACGGTGCGTACCGCCGTAATCAGGTCATCCGGCTTGCAGCGCTTGGACAAAAAGCCCTTGGCACCGCGTTCTAGCGCCATTTCAACTAGCGCCGGACTGTCGTGCATCGACAGCATGATCACGCCGATACCGGAGGGAATGTCTTTCAACAAATCCAAACCGCTTTGATCTGGCATGGAAATATCACAAATACAAATATGCGGATTCAGCCCCGGCAAACCTGCGCGCGCCTGCTCTGCCGAACTAAATTCCCCAACCACCTGGATGTCGTCCTCCATGGATAACAGCTGCACAAAGCCCGATCGCACAATGTCATGATCGTCAATAAACGCCACGCGATAAGTCATGGAGGTCTCCAGTTACTGGGGGGAAATATGGCGAGGAGTATACAACAAGCGATGCTCAACTGCGGAAGGAAACAGGATTAACGCCGGATAGCATAACTAGCCGGCGTGGATGATTAATTAGCGCGACGAATTTTCTTCTCTGGCGCATGACACCAGTTATTTTTCTGCGCAATTCCCCCGTCTGGCGAGGTATAACCCAGACAACCCAATATGGAATCAAACAGCTCTTCATGACGATGTTGGGTTCCCAGGCGTTGTTGGGCCTGTAAATTCTCAAACGCATTTTGGTGCTGCGGTTCCGCCAGGAATTTATCGGAAGCCCACACCAACAGAGGAACACGGAATTGCTCTACAGGAGCCATTTCACGAGGAGTACCGTGGAAATGAGCGTTGGCGGCAATGGATTCGCCATGATCGGCGGCGTAAAATACCAACGCTTTTTTATCTCTTACCTGATCGATAACGTTAGCAATGAAAGTATCCGTATATAACACGCTATTATCAAAGGCATTGACCAATTGCTGACGAGTACAGGAATCGTCTACGCCCATACATTCCGGCGTGTAGCGAGCGTAACTGCGGGGATAACGTTGAGAATATAAATAATGAGAACCTTTGGTATGTAATACCACCAGATGCTTTCCATCCGGATAGCGGCCCAGTGACTCTTTCAGTTCATCTACTAACAACATGTCATCCACCGGTTTGCCGTCGTTGCGTTTCTCAGAGGCAATGATTTCACGGAATGAGTAATTATCCGCATTGGCATTATTGTAGAACCACACTTCGCTTTGCATCGCGAACAGTTCAGAGCTGAAGCCCAGTGATTTCAGCACGGAGAAAATATTCTGTTCCTTCAAAGTACGCTGCGGGTTATCTGCCGCCCCGCCTTCCCGAACAAACATGCAGCGCAGAGAAAGTTTTGTCGAGGTATCGCAAGACGTCCCCTTGAAAGCCACCAAATTCTTTTCTTTACTCAGGCGCGGCGTGGTATCACGCGGATAGCCCAAAATTCCCATATGATCCCAGCGGGTCGTTTCGCCAATAATAAAGACGACATAGGTTTGATCGATATCTGCGGGGGCAACATAGGTAAATTCTTTGGTGGGATCGAGTAACGTAGCTGCATCGTGGCTTTCGTCATATTGGGTGTAAGCATATAAACCCAAGGCAGCCAGCCAGTTAGACGGTAAGTAAGAGTGAGCCACCACGCCGCCATAACTCGGTAAATCTACCGTCTTTAGCTGTTCATCCAGTTTTTGCGCCTTATCCAGATAGCGTAAAGGCAACCAAACCAAAGCCACCACGGCGACCAGTAATAACAATGGCTTAATACGCTGACCCGGCGTGCGACACTGCTCTAGCAACGTTAATCGCAAAGCGTTCTTCCAAATCAGCAGCAACGGTAAGACGCTGACCAACGCCATCCATAGAACGAAATGCAGACCAATGACTTCTTTCGAGAGGTCGATATCCGTCGTCATCACCGACACCACGATGCCGTAACCAATCACTACGTTGAAGAACGTCATGTAATAGCTGGCAGCAACGGAAATCAGCACTAACAGGCTGGCAGTAATGCGGTAAAACAAACGGCCACCCAGCGAAATCAGGCGCATCACAAAGAAGGTAAACAGAATAATAGCCACCACCTCAGTGACGGCGGAAAGCACCTTTATGCCTTGAATACCCTGGGAAAATGAGTCGAATCTACGGTAAAAGACCGAAATATTCAGGAAAATACCAATATAGATAGCCAACAACAAAGACATGTTTTGCTGCGATAAAGACTTAACTCTGTCCATAAAAAATGGGATCCCGGGGGCAAACTATTTACAACTTGAATGTATCAGACAGTAATCATCACTGCTGGTTCCGTTTACAGGTGATAAGCACGCTATTGATTTCACCAGCAATAAATATCTTATGGATTATCACGCGAGCAGACATGCGCCGGAACAAAGTTATGGCGAGAAAATCAGGAAAAAAACAGAGGAATGGCGAGAGAAAGGTAAATAAAAGAGGGGAATAGATAAATCATCCATAAAGGACATTTCGCCCTTTATGGATGCATAAAATCCAGACGAGCCTATTACTTCAGGTTCAGCGTCACGTCGATATTGCCGCGAGTGGCATTAGAGTAAGGGCACACAATGTGGGCTTTTTTCACCAACTCTTCCGCTACGCTGCGCTCAACGCCCGGCAGGCTGATATCCAGCTGGACTTCAATGCCGAAACCAGTAGGAATAGCGCCAATACCGACGGTTCCTTCGATTTGCGCATCATCAGGAATTTTCACTTTATCCTGAGCGGCGACAAACTTCAGCGCGCCAAGGAAGCAAGCAGAATAGCCAGCAGCAAACAGTTGCTCTGGGTTGGTGACTGCGCCGCCAGCGCCGCCCATTTCCTTTGGCACACCCAGTTTAACATCCAGTACGCCGTCAGAAGAGGTCGCACGGCCGTCACGGCCACCGGTAGCTTTGGCTTTCGCACGATAAACAACTTTCTCAATAGACATAATATTTTCCTTTTTAGGTAATCATTGGCCTAGTTTATGTTTCAAGAAATAACATTTAAATAAGTTACTATTAAATCGCACACTATTTAAATGGTTTTACAATAATAAGTGTAGAACAGATTGGAGCCATGTCATTGTGGCTCTCATCTATGGAAATCAGATTTCCTGCAACAACTTCTCTCGCAATGATTCAAGCTGTTGTTTTATATCTACTAATTTATCAAAATCACAGTCTGCAGCGCACATCACCGCTTCTGGAATACCCTGAGCCTGCTCGCGCAACGCACGACCTTGCTCGGTCAAACGGATGATCACCTGCCGCTCATCATTGGATGCGCGGGTGCGGATCAGCAGTTCTGCGTTTTCCATACGTTTTAACAATGGCGTGAGAGTCGCGGAATCCAAAAACAGCCGTTGTCCAATATCCGATACCGTCACTTCATCCCTTTCCCACAGCACCAGCATCACCAAATATTGCGGATAGGTCAGACCCAGCTTCCCCAACAGCTTACGATAAACTTTATGCAACGCCAGATTGGCGGAATACAGTGCAAAGCACATTTGCTGGTCAAGCAGTAACGGATTCTTCAACGTCAGGCGTCCAATTCAAAAACTATGGATTCAATATATATAGTGTGCGATGTAATCGCAAGCAATTTCAGCTCAAATAAAAAGCCCCCAGTAAATGGAGGCTTTCTGCGCTTACTTTACTTAGTTACTTAGCTGGCGCGTCTATTTTGGCATCAATGCGTTGCAGCATATACGGATAGAACGGATTTGATGAAATACGCATCAGAGAATCTAATCCCACTACCAGCACCGCTCGCTCCCCGCGCGCAGCAAAGGTGCCCAAGCTGATACCGTACTGATCCCGAGGTTCCGGATAGCGGCCATACAGCGAATCGCTCATTGGGAAAGGCAAAGCCACGTGAGACAGCGAGAAAATGTCCGGTGGATAAATCAATCCGGTCGGTACTGACGTTTCCGTGGTTTCACCGGCCAGAGTGGTTATGGCCAAAGTGTCGTTACTTTCCGGTGACACATTGGTAATTACCGTGGTGTTGTAGTTACGCGGCGGCGGCGGCAACAAACGAGCCAACGCGGTATAAGACGACGTGCGTAATAACGGGCCAAAGCTAGCGGCGCGGTTTAAATCAAACAGCACCACTTCACTGCCATTTTTTGGCAGGTGATTGTACAACGCGGTAACCACAGCGCGGGTACTAACGGTGGAATCCATCAGCGACTGGAAGGTCAGAATGGGCGGCAGACTTTCCAGTTTGTTATCTCGCGCATCGCGGGAAATCTGCTGTTGCAGCGCCGCCGTCAACAGGTAGGATTGTCGAGCCGCATTTACCGGGAACGAATTGTATTTAAACGGGTTAAACTCCGGCACTATGCCCAACCAGGACGCTTTTGCAAACGCGGGGAAAATAGCGGGCCAGCCAGCGATACCGGCAAAACGGGCAAAACTGGTGACGCCAATCATCGGTGAAATCAGGATCACTCGCTCAGGTTTCGCTAACTGCGGATCTTCCAGAGAATCCAACGCATACTTCATCGCCAGCGCGCCGCCGTTGGAAAAGCCCACAACATGCAGCGGCAACTCTTTTCCGCTCAATATCTTGGCTTCACGAACCGCCAAACGGGTAGCGGCCATCCAATCCTGCCAATCCACATCCGTCAACGCCGCAGGTACAGAACCATGAGCCGGCAAACGAATACCGACAGCCACGTAGCCTCGTTGACGATAATTTTCGGCAATATGACGTAGGCTGTATGGCGTATCGGTTAAACCGTGTAATAAAACCACCGCCCCTTTCGGCGTGCCTTCCGGATTCAATATATAAGAACGGTTCCAGTCATTGGCAAAATGCGGGGAATAAATAGGGCTACCGGAATAGTAACGGTTTAACGGCACCTCAACTCTGGGTTCCAGCTTGTCCGTCACATTAGCTTTAACTTCGGCAAAAACATTGTCTTCCGCTTTCAGATAATCCGCCCAGTTGGCTTTATCTATTTCTCCCGCCCGCATTTCATGGGGAACAAAGGTATGCCAAAGCTCAAGTTTAGGGCCTCTTTGCGTATCGTAAATTCGCACGGCCAATAGGGTAACGGCAATCACCACCACTACCAGTACAATTCGTTTAATCCACCGCGTAATAGCTCTGGTAGGCATGCGTCGCTACTCCCGACCTGTATTAGGAATCAATATAACATTGAGTTTATCACCATTCGGCAATCCCAGTATCTTAACCGGATTTCATTCGGCTAGAATAGAAGTTAACGTTGAATAAATAAGCAATTGGTTAATTAAACGACTAAAACAACCTGCGCTATTTTCCACTAAGGTAAATAAAGACCCTAGTTAAAATTGAATCTCACAAATTCACTATATGGATAAAACATATGAATAGCCCTCAAACTGAGCCAACGACCAAATCAGGTAGCGGCTCGCGTCGTGATTATCTTCGCTTCCATCACACTCACGAGCATCTGTCCGGCCCCTTTGGCAACGGCTGGTTTGCGCTAAAAGCAGAGGCTTTCGCCCGATTTTTTGGCACTCCGCTTTTTCTGGGAGCACAAACGCTGATTGTTGTTCTGTGGATCGGTGCCAACGTTATGGGTTTCGCCAAATTTGATATCTATCCCTTTATCTTGCTGAATCTGGCGTTCAGCTTACAGGCCGCCTACGCTGCGCCGCTGATCCTGTTGGCTCAAACTCGTCAGGCTGAACGTGATAAAGCCAATGCCGAAGCTGACGCACAGCACCGGGAGGCGCTGGCTATCGCCAATGAGGAACGACAGAAAATGGCCGCGACCATGGCCGAACAAATGCTGGAATTATTGCGCCAAAATACCGAATTGACGAAGTTAACACATCAGCTGGCAGCGAAAATTAATGCGTCAACGGCGGGGAAATCAAAAGAGAGTTAAAACGAAAGTGAAGTAGTGAAGTAGTGAAGTAGTGAAGTAGTGAAGTAGTGAAGTAGTGAAGTAGTGAAGTAAAACAGGCTGCATCAAGCAGCCCGTTCATTCCTTTCCTCAACGTAGTTTAAGACTCGCTACGCTCTGTCAGGTCAACCGGTGTTGCCGACGCTTTTCGCGCCCAAATCCACCATGCCAGCGTCATTAATATAATCCAGCCTAATCCTACATACATCGCAATCCGAGTATCCGGGAAATAGCCCAACACCATAATAATAAAGCCCATAAACAGAATGGCCAGCATTGGTGCTACCGGCCAGAATGGCACCGGGAATGCCAGACGAGAGGCACTTTCCTTACTCATGGAGCGGCGCATGGCTACCTGCGAAATCAGGATCATCAGCCATACCCACACGGTGGCAAAAGTGGCGATAGAGGCAATAATCAGGAATACATTCTTCGGAATCAGATAGTTAAGAACCACACCGCACAGCAAAGCCACTGACATCACTAAAATCGTCATCCAGGGCACGCCATTACGCGTCAGGCGGCTAAAACATTTAGGTGCCAATCCTTCCTGAGACATACCAAACATCATACGCCCCGCGCCGTAAATATCGCTGTTGATCGCGGATATTGCGGCAGTGATCACCACCAAATTAAGGATATTTGCCGCAGAACTGATTCCCAGACTGCTGAAAATCTCAACAAAAGGGCTCCCATTCTGCCCAATGCTATTCCACGGATAAATCGCCATCAGCACTAATAACGTCAGAACGTAAAACAGCAAAATGCGCACCGGCACCGTGTTGATGGCCTTCGGAAGCACTTTTTCCGGATTCTTCGCTTCGCTGGCGGTAACCCCAATGATCTCAATACCACCAAAGGCAAACATCACGACGGCAAATGAAGCTATCACGCCACTGATGCCATTCGGCATAAAACCCTGATGCGACCACAAATTACTTAAGCCAGTGCTTTCATGCCCGGCACCAAAGCCAAACATCATAATGCCCAAACCTGCGGCGATCATGGCGATAATTGCGGTGACTTTCAGCAATGAAAGCCAAAATTCCATTTCGCCAAATACTTTAACACTGCACAAATTCAGCGCGCCGATAAAGAAGATAATGCTGAGCACCCACACCCACTGCGGCGCGTCTGGGAACCATAACCCCATATAGATACCGAACGCGGTAACGTCGGCCAGCGCCACGATGACCATCTCAAAAGTATAGGTCCAGCCGGTCAGAAAGCCTGCTAACGGCCCGAGGTAGCGACCGGCATAATGACCAAAAGAACCTGCCACCGGATCGTGCACCGCCATTTCACCCAACGCTCGCATCACCATGAAAACGGCTGCGCCACCAATTAAGTAAGCCAGTAACACCGCCGGGCCAGCCAGACGAATCGCCTCAGCCGAACCATAAAACAGCCCGGTACCAATGGCCGAACCTAACGCCATAAAGCGAATATGCCGCGCGCTAAGACCGCGTTTGAGCGTGGATGAATCATTTTTCATGGTGCATTCTCGCAATGTTTAAGCCCTTTCAGGCAGGGGTTCAGAGAGGGTGATACCAGTATTTGGAATCACCCATAAGATCTGTTTTTATTATTTTATGAAAGGCTTGGAAGCAATCCGGCAGGCATCAACGCATTTAAATGGCGCTGAGACAGCAGTTGACTGGCGGCTTCAATGTCGGGAGCGAAGAAGCGATCTTTATCATAATAGGCCACCTGTTCTCGGAGCAAATGGCGCGCAGATTCCAGCGTATCAGACGTTTTTAAGCCCTTACGTAGATCCAGCCCCTGACAGGCCGCCAGCCACTCAACCGCCAGAATCCCGCGCACATTTTCGGCCATTTCCCACAGGCGCTTACCGGCTCTCGGTGCCATAGAAACGTGGTCTTCCTGATTCGCAGAGGTCGGGATGCTATCCACGCTTGATGGAAAAGCCAGCCCTTTATTCTCACTGGTCAGCGCCGCGGCGGTCACCTGTGCAATCATAAAGCCGGAGTTAACGCCGCCGTTATCCACCAGGAACGGCGGTAACTGGGACATATGTTTATCCATCATTAACGAGATACGACGCTCAGACAAAGAACCTATCTCGGCCAGCGCCAGCGCCAAATTATCTGCCGCCATCGCCACCGGTTCCGCATGGAAGTTACCGCCAGATAGCACGTCGCCCTGTTCGGCAAAGACCAATGGGTTATCAGACACTGCGTTCGATTCAATCGCCAGAACTTCGGCAGCCTGACGCATTTGGGTCAGACACGCGCCCATAACCTGCGGCTGACAGCGCAGAGAATACGGGTCCTGCACTTTTTCGCAGTTTCTATGGGAATCAGAAACCTGGCTCTTTGTGCCGAGCAAGTGACGGTAAGCATGGGCGGCGTCAATTTGCCCTCTCTGACCACGTACCTCATGAATGCGAGCATCGAACGGACTACGCGAACCCAACGCCGCTTCAACCGTCAGACCGCCACATACCGTCGCGGCCGCATACAAATCTTCCGTTTCAAACAAGCCGCGCAGCGCATAAGCGGTAGAAACCTGAGTCCCATTGAGCAGCGCCAGCCCTTCTTTCGCCGCCAACGTCAGCGGCTTAAGACCGGCTTTTGCCAGCGCATCGGTGGCTGACAACCACGCCCCCTGATGACGAGCCTTGCCTTCACCCAACAACAGCAAACTCATATGCGCCAGAGGTGCCAAATCGCCTGAAGCGCCGACGGAACCTTTTAACGGAATATGGGGGTAAACCTCGGCATTAATCATCGCAATAAGCGCCTGAATCACTTCCAGACGAATACCGGAAAAACCGCGAGCCAGACTATTTACTTTCAAAACCATAATCAGGCGCACGATAGCGTCATCATTGGCTTCACCGACGCCAGCCGCGTGAGAGAGTACGATTGAGCGCTGTAAGTTTTCCAAATCTTCCGTCGCAATACGGGTTGAAGCTAGCAATCCAAAACCGGTGTTAATACCATAAGCGGTGCGTTTCTCGGCCAAAATGGCCTGCACGCAATCCACACTTTTCTGAATTGGCCCATAGGATTCATCATCCAGGATGATGCGTACCGGCTGCTGATAAATATGGCGCAGATCGGCCAGCGTCAACTGACCCGGACGCAGTGTCAGAGTTTTCATGCTTTTTTCCCTTGAGTGGCGGCAACCATCGGCAAGTTAAGCCCTTGTTGTTGCGCGCAATTGATCGCAATCTCGTATCCCGCATCGGCATGACGCATCACGCCGGTGGCCGGATCGTTATGAAGAACTCTGGCAATACGTTCTGCGGCCTCATCGCTTCCGTCGCATACAACGACCATGCCGGAATGCTGTGAGAAGCCCATGCCTACGCCGCCGCCGTGATGCAGAGAAACCCAGGTCGCGCCGCTGGCGGTGTTGAGTAATGCGTTAAGCAACGGCCAGTCAGAAACTGCATCGGAGCCGTCCTGCATCGCTTCAGTTTCCCGGTTCGGGCTGGCGACCGAGCCGGAATCCAGATGATCGCGGCCAATAACGATAGGGGCAGACAGCTCGCCACTGCGAACCATCTCATTGAAAGCCAGGCCTAATTTTGCCCGCTGACCTAAACCGACCCAGCAAATACGCGCCGGTAATCCTTGAAAACTAATACGTTCGCGCGCCATATCCAGCCAACGATGCAAATGCTCATCATCTGGAATCAGCTCTTTTACTTTGGCATCAGTTTTATAAATATCTTCCGCCTCTCCAGAGAGCGCAGCCCAGCGGAATGGTCCAATACCGCGACAGAATAATGGACGAATATAGGCAGGAACAAAGCCAGGGAAATCAAAAGCATTACTGACACCCATGTCTTTGGCCATTTGGCGTATATTGTTGCCGTAATCGAAAGTCGGGATACCCATTTTTTGGAAAGCCAGCATGGCTTCAACATGCTCGGCCATAGAGGTTTTAGCCGCGTTGACGACTAAAGTTGGTTCGCTTTGCGCGCGCTGACGGTACTCTTCCCAGCCCCAACCTTTCGGCAAATAACCATTAAGAGGGTCATGGGCGCTAGTTTGGTCAGTCACCATATCCGGGCGAACGCCACGGCGTACCAATTCCGGCAGAATTTCGGCGGCGTTACCGCACAAAGCAATAGAAACGGCTTCGCCAGCAGCGGTATATTTTTTGATTCGCGCTAACGCATCGTCTAAATCCGTTGCTTGCTCATCCACATAGCGCGTTTTTAAACGAAAATCGATGCGGCTTTGCTGGCACTCGATATTCAACGAGCAAGCGCCCGCCAGAGTGGCCGCCAGAGGCTGCGCGCCGCCCATCCCGCCTAAACCGGCGGTGAGAACCCAGCGCCCTTTTAGGCTACCGTTAAAATGTTGGCGGCCTGCTTCCACAAATGTCTCATAGGTGCCCTGTACGATGCCTTGACTACCGATATAGATCCAACTGCCTGCGGTCATCTGACCGTACATTGCCAGCCCTTTCGCATCCAGTTCGTTAAAGTGCTCCCAATTGGCCCAATGTGGCACCAGATTGGAATTGGCGATCAGCACTCGTGGCGCGTTGCTGTGAGTTTTAAACACACCAACGGGCTTACCGGACTGAATCAACAGCGTTTCGTCATCATTAAGCTGTTTCAGGCTTTCAACAATTTTGTCGTAACATTCCCAGTTACGAGCCGCTCGGCCAATTCCGCCATAAACCACTAATTCCTTAGGATTTTCAGCCACCTCAGGATCCAGGTTGTTCATTAGCATGCGCAGTGGCGCTTCGGTAAACCAGCTTTTGGCATTCAGTTGCGTACCACGCGGGGCGCGAATTTCACTATCACGAAATCTGTTTTCAGCAGTCACGGCAATTTCCTTCAACAGGGTTTCTGAGTGCCAATAGGCACTGCTCGCTTTGGATGTTTATTAACATATACTCGTATAGACAAGTATAAGCAAGCTAAGGAATAACAACTGACTTTTGAAGATAAATGACGGTGTGAAATTACAAAAACACTTTATAATCAATTAGTTATATTTGTATCAAAATTGATATATATCGGTTCAAAAGAATATTAGACGTGATATCACTAACAAAACCAGCATAAAATTGGTCTATTTTTGCGCACAAAATCACATATATTTCACATTTGGTTCACATAAATCACTATAACATTTAACGCAAATGATAATTATTCACGTTAAATGGCCATCCCATCGACAAGCTATTTAACATAATATTATTGGCAGTGAACAACCTTCGGCGGTAATTGGAATGACCATGATGCCATCGATTGTTGCGGATTTATGTCCAAAGAATGGCGCTGGCGAAGACCATCCGAATCGGCCTTCAAAGCCTTATCTTGCTGGCTTTTCGGCCAGGGCTGCTGCATATTTTTTCTAGCAACATTGGCTGTGGTATTTTCTCTTTGCGACAAGGTTCCGAGCAATCCGAGAAAACCCGGCGTTAAAGCGGCAGATTTCCCCTGATAGTGGTTAATCTGTGGCCCTTTCTCACTCATGCTCAAAATCGCCTGAGCCGGACCAGCTAAAAAGTCTGATACATACTGCCACGCCAGCGCCTGCCGCTCATCGTAGCTCAGCCCTTTCCCATTCTGGTTCATTGGCTCCAATACCTGATCCTCCCACTGTTTCTGAACCCAGCATCCAGTACAGCGAATAGCATGAGCTAATAGAAAATCACCGTCGCTTTGATACAGCTTCCACACCGCCATTATTCCCAAATCCTGCGCATGATTACCGGCTCCTTTTTGCAGTTCGACATAACGTTGAAACAGCCGTTGCAGCGGATTACTCGTCGTTTCCTCCTGTTGCTGGAACAACCCTTCGGTCAAATTACGGCTATCCTGCGCAGTCTTGATACTTTCTTCAACCGCAAAACTTAATGCCTCTCGCCAAGCCTGCCATGCGCGGAGCGACACTTTGGTTGAAGCCGCTGCCGACCGAGGCTCCGGCATCAGCCACCGCTCGATACGCTGCTGCCATTGTTGCTTTATTTTGTGCAGATATCCCATGTTCGGTGATCGCGTAGTATATTGATCGAGAATGATTAAACGCCGGTGTTCTTGTAACCAAGGCTGGCTCTGCGCTTCGGAAATATCAGATAATTGCAGATTCATTTGTCTGGCAAATTCCATCGACGGACTACTACCCTGCCTGATACTTAACAAACGATCCTGCCACTCCTGCGCGCTCAATGGCGGAAAATCCTCATTAACCACGTTAAATAGAAGCTCTAGCCAGTTTTCCTGCCGAATAGATGGCCATTGCTGGCGAAAAGCGGTAAACGTTGTCAGTGCAATATCATCGCCAACCGCCTGTTCAACGGTTTCCAGCCAATCATTTACCTGCTGTACGCGGACTAACGTCCAAAGATCGGGAAAATCGTCCATAGACAAAGAATGGAGCCAGATGTTAACTGCAGGCTTTACCGAAGCATTAGATGCACTGGCCAGCAACCAGCGCCATTGGGGATCGCTTTCTACTAACCGAGCCAATAATTGCCGTAGCTGAGTTAACTCGCTTTTTTCCGGTTGTAATCGCCATTGCGCACGCTGCAAAGCTAATTGGATGTAAGGTAATAAAATAGGAGCGGCAACATCAGAAACTGGTTTTTTGACATAACGTAGCCGTTCAAAAGAATCGACAAGATAATCGTGCTCGAAAAGGCTTTGTTTAACCAAAATATACTGAGCCAACGCCAGTATCATTTCACGCTGCCGTATTGGTGCTTCAGTGCGGAAGCGGTCATAATAGCGGCGAAATTCCTCTGTGATATTTCCCAAATCAGCAGGAGCGCTTTCCAATAGCGCTTTTTCAATAGTTCGATGCTGCCATTTCAATATGGGGATAAAAGGGAGATAACTCAGCGGCGAATCTTGCCAGCGCTC carries:
- the hutU gene encoding urocanate hydratase, encoding MTAENRFRDSEIRAPRGTQLNAKSWFTEAPLRMLMNNLDPEVAENPKELVVYGGIGRAARNWECYDKIVESLKQLNDDETLLIQSGKPVGVFKTHSNAPRVLIANSNLVPHWANWEHFNELDAKGLAMYGQMTAGSWIYIGSQGIVQGTYETFVEAGRQHFNGSLKGRWVLTAGLGGMGGAQPLAATLAGACSLNIECQQSRIDFRLKTRYVDEQATDLDDALARIKKYTAAGEAVSIALCGNAAEILPELVRRGVRPDMVTDQTSAHDPLNGYLPKGWGWEEYRQRAQSEPTLVVNAAKTSMAEHVEAMLAFQKMGIPTFDYGNNIRQMAKDMGVSNAFDFPGFVPAYIRPLFCRGIGPFRWAALSGEAEDIYKTDAKVKELIPDDEHLHRWLDMARERISFQGLPARICWVGLGQRAKLGLAFNEMVRSGELSAPIVIGRDHLDSGSVASPNRETEAMQDGSDAVSDWPLLNALLNTASGATWVSLHHGGGVGMGFSQHSGMVVVCDGSDEAAERIARVLHNDPATGVMRHADAGYEIAINCAQQQGLNLPMVAATQGKKA